From a region of the Halanaerobium hydrogeniformans genome:
- the carB gene encoding carbamoyl-phosphate synthase large subunit encodes MPKRDDIKKVMVIGSGPIIIGQAAEFDYSGSQACRALKEEGIEVVLVNSNPATIMTDENMADRVYIEPLTLESIIEILRKEKPDGLIPTLGGQIALNLAIDLAESKILDELDVELLGTPIKTIEKAEDRNTFKELMDQIGEPVLDSKIAENVEQAAEIAKKIGFPVIVRPAYTMGGTGGGVADNLEELKEITIRGFKHSLIGQVLIEKSIKGWKEIEYEVMRDANDNCIVVCNMENFDPVGVHTGDSIVVAPSQTLSDKEYQMFRSSALKIIRALGIEGGCNVQYALDPDSFQYYIIEVNPRVSRSSALASKATGYPIAKVSARIALGYNLDEIDNAITGKTTACFEPALDYVVFKIPRWPFDKFHYADRDLGTQMKATGEVMAIERNLESSMLKAVRSLEIGRYGFYLEEFRDLSDLQIKDFLIEADDNRLFVIAEALRRGWSVEKVHQITKISTFFLHKIKNITDLEKELQSLKEEDLIKHKGTIFKAKEMGFSDLEIALLTNLDEIEIKKLRKQLKINPVYKMVDTCAAEFEAATPYYYSSYEKVNEAVASDKKKIMVLGSGPIRIGQGIEFDYCSVHSAWSLHEEGYESIIVNNNPETVSTDFDTSDRLYFEPLTKEDVMHIIENEKPEGVIVQFGGQTAINLAAKLADEGVNILGTSVDSIDLAEDRDRFIKLLNELDIPTPAGKTAASLLEAEKIAAEIKYPVLVRPSYVLGGRAMEVVYNEKELEEYMKNAVKVSPDRPVLIDKYLTGTEVEVDAISDGETVILPGIMEHVERAGVHSGDSIAVYPPHNLSEKIKEKIEEYSIKISQKLNVEGVINIQYVVNDNKVYVIEVNPRSSRTIPYLSKVTGVAMVDLATKALLGIKLKDLGWKSGLLPEKNHYAVKVPVFSFSKLTQVDTNLGPEMKSTGEVLGLAESYEKALYKGLIAAGLEIPREGRILATIADKDKTEAVEYIKDFAELGFEISATSGTAEKLKEKGLKVNEIKKIDEGSPNALELISEDKIDLVINTLTKGKIPERDGFKIRRSAVEMGIPCLTSLDTTEAMLKVLKEIKAGDKVECRALQDYVK; translated from the coding sequence ATGCCTAAAAGAGACGATATTAAAAAAGTTATGGTAATTGGATCAGGCCCAATAATTATTGGGCAGGCTGCAGAATTTGATTATTCTGGAAGTCAGGCTTGTAGAGCTTTAAAAGAAGAAGGAATAGAGGTTGTATTGGTCAATAGCAATCCTGCCACTATAATGACCGATGAAAATATGGCAGATAGGGTTTATATAGAACCTTTAACTTTAGAAAGTATTATAGAAATTTTAAGAAAAGAAAAACCAGATGGTTTAATTCCTACATTAGGTGGACAGATTGCACTTAATTTAGCGATAGATCTTGCAGAAAGTAAGATTTTAGATGAATTAGATGTTGAATTATTAGGAACTCCAATTAAAACAATTGAAAAAGCAGAAGATAGAAATACATTTAAAGAATTAATGGATCAAATAGGTGAACCTGTACTTGATAGTAAAATTGCAGAAAATGTGGAACAGGCTGCAGAAATTGCGAAAAAAATTGGTTTTCCTGTAATCGTTAGACCAGCATATACCATGGGGGGAACTGGTGGAGGAGTCGCAGATAATCTAGAAGAATTAAAAGAAATAACCATCAGGGGTTTCAAACACAGTCTTATCGGCCAGGTTTTAATTGAAAAAAGCATAAAAGGTTGGAAAGAAATAGAATATGAAGTTATGAGAGATGCTAATGATAACTGTATTGTGGTTTGTAATATGGAAAATTTCGATCCGGTGGGGGTTCATACAGGTGATAGTATAGTTGTAGCTCCCAGCCAAACTTTAAGTGATAAAGAATATCAGATGTTTAGAAGCTCTGCGCTTAAAATAATTAGGGCCCTCGGGATTGAAGGTGGCTGTAATGTTCAATATGCATTAGACCCAGATAGTTTCCAATATTATATCATTGAGGTTAACCCCCGGGTCAGCCGCTCTAGTGCGCTTGCATCAAAAGCAACAGGTTATCCAATAGCTAAAGTATCTGCTAGAATAGCCTTAGGTTATAATTTAGATGAAATAGATAATGCAATAACAGGTAAAACTACTGCCTGTTTTGAACCTGCTTTAGATTATGTTGTTTTTAAAATACCCCGCTGGCCCTTTGATAAATTTCATTATGCAGATCGTGATTTAGGAACTCAAATGAAAGCTACCGGTGAGGTAATGGCTATTGAAAGAAATTTAGAATCATCAATGCTTAAAGCAGTTAGATCTCTTGAAATAGGCAGGTATGGTTTTTATTTAGAAGAATTTAGAGATTTATCTGATCTGCAAATTAAAGATTTTCTTATTGAAGCAGATGACAACCGGTTATTTGTAATAGCTGAGGCACTCAGAAGAGGTTGGAGTGTAGAGAAAGTTCATCAAATTACAAAAATAAGTACATTTTTTCTGCATAAAATAAAGAATATTACAGATTTAGAAAAAGAACTGCAGAGTCTTAAAGAAGAGGATTTAATCAAACACAAAGGAACAATTTTCAAAGCTAAAGAAATGGGTTTTTCTGATTTAGAAATTGCTCTTTTAACTAACTTAGATGAAATAGAAATAAAAAAGCTTCGAAAGCAACTAAAGATTAATCCGGTTTACAAAATGGTAGATACTTGTGCAGCGGAATTTGAAGCAGCAACACCATATTATTATTCCAGTTATGAAAAAGTAAATGAAGCAGTAGCTTCAGATAAGAAAAAGATAATGGTTTTAGGGTCAGGCCCGATAAGAATCGGTCAGGGGATAGAATTTGACTACTGCAGTGTACATTCGGCCTGGTCATTACATGAAGAAGGATATGAATCTATTATAGTTAATAATAATCCGGAAACAGTTAGTACAGACTTTGATACTTCTGACAGGTTATACTTTGAGCCTTTAACAAAAGAAGATGTAATGCACATTATTGAAAACGAAAAACCAGAAGGTGTAATAGTTCAATTTGGAGGACAGACTGCAATAAATCTAGCTGCTAAATTAGCTGATGAAGGTGTAAATATTTTAGGGACTTCGGTAGATTCGATTGATCTGGCTGAAGATAGAGATAGATTCATTAAACTTTTAAATGAATTAGATATCCCTACTCCTGCCGGAAAAACTGCTGCATCACTTTTAGAAGCAGAAAAAATTGCAGCTGAAATTAAATATCCAGTTTTAGTTAGGCCATCTTATGTTCTTGGTGGTAGGGCAATGGAAGTAGTTTATAATGAAAAAGAATTAGAAGAATACATGAAAAATGCTGTTAAAGTTTCTCCAGACAGACCAGTTTTAATAGACAAATATCTAACTGGAACTGAGGTTGAAGTTGATGCAATTTCAGATGGAGAAACAGTTATTTTACCAGGAATAATGGAACATGTAGAAAGAGCTGGTGTGCATTCAGGTGATAGTATTGCTGTTTATCCTCCCCATAATCTTTCAGAAAAAATAAAAGAAAAAATTGAAGAATATAGTATCAAGATTAGTCAAAAGCTTAATGTCGAGGGAGTTATCAATATTCAATATGTGGTAAATGACAATAAAGTTTATGTTATAGAAGTTAACCCAAGATCAAGCAGGACTATTCCCTATTTAAGTAAGGTTACAGGAGTTGCAATGGTAGATTTAGCAACCAAGGCATTATTGGGAATTAAGCTTAAAGATCTAGGCTGGAAAAGTGGTCTTTTACCTGAAAAAAATCATTATGCCGTAAAAGTTCCTGTGTTTTCATTTTCTAAGCTCACTCAGGTTGATACAAATCTTGGCCCTGAAATGAAGTCAACAGGAGAGGTTTTAGGCCTGGCTGAAAGCTATGAAAAAGCTCTTTATAAGGGTTTAATTGCTGCCGGGTTAGAAATCCCTAGAGAGGGTAGAATATTAGCTACAATTGCAGATAAAGATAAAACAGAAGCAGTAGAGTATATAAAAGATTTTGCAGAACTTGGTTTTGAAATTTCTGCAACCAGTGGAACTGCAGAAAAGTTGAAAGAAAAAGGACTTAAAGTTAATGAAATTAAGAAAATAGATGAAGGTTCTCCGAATGCACTTGAATTAATTTCTGAAGATAAGATAGATCTTGTTATAAATACATTAACGAAAGGAAAAATTCCGGAAAGGGATGGTTTTAAAATCCGAAGAAGTGCTGTTGAGATGGGTATTCCCTGTTTGACATCACTTGATACTACAGAAGCTATGCTCAAAGTCCTAAAGGAGATTAAAGCAGGAGATAAGGTTGAGTGCAGAGCCCTTCAGGATTATGTAAAATAA
- the carA gene encoding glutamine-hydrolyzing carbamoyl-phosphate synthase small subunit encodes MLNAKLVLEEGSIFKGKIFGKEGETSGEIVFNTSMTGYQEILTDPSYKGEIVCMTYPLIGNYGINSDDFESIKPHVNGFIVKEFSNNPENWRLKKKLELYLKENNITGITGIDTRALTKTLRRQGTMRGIITTEDLGEEQLIEKAKNVPALSGRDLVSQVTTSKVRKYGEGKNLRVVLVDSGAKDNIKNSLLQRGAEVIVVPASFSAEEILAFNPDGVMFSNGPGDPRDAAYVAKTIKALLGKTVIFGICLGHQLLAMACGAETYKLKFGHRGANHPVKDLKNGRVYISSQNHGFAVKKDSLENLDIEITHLNVNDNTIEGIKHKKYPAFSVQYHPEGSPGPQDSHYLFDQFIEMLKK; translated from the coding sequence ATGCTAAATGCTAAACTTGTTTTAGAAGAAGGGAGTATTTTCAAAGGTAAGATTTTTGGAAAAGAAGGCGAAACAAGTGGGGAAATTGTCTTTAATACTAGTATGACTGGCTATCAAGAAATATTAACTGATCCCTCTTATAAAGGCGAAATAGTTTGTATGACCTATCCATTAATAGGTAATTACGGGATTAATTCTGATGATTTTGAATCTATAAAACCTCATGTTAATGGTTTTATAGTTAAGGAATTTTCAAATAATCCTGAAAATTGGAGGTTGAAAAAAAAGCTTGAACTGTATTTAAAAGAAAATAATATTACTGGAATTACAGGTATAGATACTCGAGCTTTAACAAAAACTTTGCGCCGTCAGGGTACTATGCGTGGTATCATAACAACTGAAGATCTGGGTGAAGAACAATTAATTGAAAAGGCAAAAAATGTTCCTGCTTTGTCGGGAAGGGATCTTGTTTCTCAGGTAACTACCAGTAAAGTTAGAAAATATGGTGAAGGAAAAAACCTGCGAGTAGTTTTAGTAGATTCAGGGGCTAAAGATAATATTAAGAACTCACTTTTACAGAGGGGAGCAGAGGTTATCGTAGTTCCAGCCTCATTTTCTGCAGAAGAAATATTAGCTTTTAATCCAGATGGAGTAATGTTTTCAAATGGTCCTGGTGATCCCAGAGATGCTGCCTATGTAGCCAAAACTATAAAAGCATTATTAGGCAAAACAGTTATTTTTGGTATCTGTTTAGGTCATCAGTTACTTGCTATGGCATGTGGAGCAGAAACATATAAACTAAAATTTGGTCATAGAGGTGCTAATCACCCTGTAAAAGATTTAAAAAACGGTAGAGTTTATATAAGTTCACAAAACCATGGTTTTGCAGTAAAAAAAGATTCATTAGAAAATTTAGATATAGAGATTACTCATCTTAATGTCAATGATAACACTATAGAAGGAATAAAACACAAAAAATATCCAGCTTTTTCTGTACAGTATCATCCTGAAGGATCACCTGGCCCCCAGGATTCACATTATTTATTTGATCAGTTTATTGAAATGCTCAAAAAATAG
- a CDS encoding NADH-dependent [FeFe] hydrogenase, group A6: MLNIEIDGLKLSVEEGISILEAAKKANIYIPTLCYEKELSVYGGCRLCVVEVEGEELLKPACATSVEGGMKIKTHSRKVRKLRQNLFELIIATHNIDCQLNCLTCSRNRSCELKKIAEDIGIEKVRLDPIRGGHSVDNSSYSIVREPDKCISCNRCIRKCEEIQGIGIFTTANRGPDTVVTTFKDMGMGNVECTNCGQCILSCPTGALHEVYQKEKVWQALENENKHVIVQTAPAVRVAISEPFSAKAGEISTGQLVAALKRLGFDAVFDTNFAADLTIMEEGTELINRINNKETLPLFTSCSPGWIKFIEHFYPQYLSNLSSAKSPQQMFGAVAKNYYAEKAGIDPDDLVVVSVMPCTAKKFEAKRKEMGSDVDYVLTTRELSGLIKAAGIDFLNIEEKEYDKLLGVSSGAADIFGSTGGVMEAALRTAYELITEKELEKIDFEVLRGDQGIKKASVNIEGFELKVAVVHGLNNAHKIMKMIDEGEEFHFVEFMACPGGCLNGGGQPISYDEDVVEKRRKAIYQIDKNKKLRKSHENPYIKKLYEEYLDKPGSELAHRLLHTEYIKRGI; encoded by the coding sequence ATGCTTAATATTGAAATAGATGGTTTGAAATTATCTGTTGAGGAAGGGATAAGTATTTTAGAAGCTGCTAAAAAGGCTAATATATATATACCTACTTTGTGTTATGAAAAAGAGCTTTCTGTTTATGGGGGCTGCCGTTTGTGTGTTGTAGAAGTAGAAGGTGAAGAACTTCTAAAACCTGCCTGTGCTACTTCTGTAGAAGGTGGCATGAAAATTAAAACCCACTCGCGAAAAGTAAGAAAATTGAGACAAAATTTATTTGAGTTGATTATCGCAACTCATAATATTGATTGTCAGTTAAATTGTTTAACCTGTAGTCGTAATAGAAGTTGTGAACTCAAAAAGATAGCCGAAGATATAGGAATAGAAAAGGTAAGACTTGATCCAATTAGAGGTGGGCACAGTGTAGATAATTCGAGTTATTCAATAGTTAGAGAACCGGATAAATGTATTAGTTGTAATCGCTGTATCAGAAAATGTGAAGAAATACAGGGTATAGGTATTTTTACTACAGCAAATCGAGGGCCTGATACAGTTGTAACAACATTTAAAGATATGGGAATGGGTAATGTAGAGTGCACAAATTGTGGGCAGTGTATTTTATCCTGTCCAACCGGCGCCCTACATGAAGTTTATCAAAAAGAAAAGGTTTGGCAGGCCTTAGAAAATGAGAATAAGCATGTTATTGTCCAGACTGCTCCAGCTGTTAGGGTTGCTATTTCTGAACCTTTTAGTGCTAAGGCTGGAGAAATATCTACCGGTCAGCTTGTTGCTGCTTTAAAAAGACTTGGTTTTGATGCTGTTTTTGATACAAATTTTGCAGCAGATCTAACGATAATGGAAGAAGGAACTGAGTTAATCAATCGAATAAATAATAAAGAAACATTGCCTTTATTTACTTCTTGTAGTCCTGGTTGGATTAAGTTTATAGAACACTTTTATCCACAATATTTGAGCAATCTTTCATCTGCTAAATCTCCTCAGCAGATGTTTGGAGCAGTAGCAAAAAACTATTATGCAGAAAAAGCAGGTATTGATCCTGATGATTTGGTAGTTGTGTCTGTAATGCCATGTACTGCTAAGAAATTTGAAGCAAAAAGAAAAGAAATGGGTAGTGATGTAGATTATGTTTTAACAACCCGTGAACTTTCAGGGTTGATTAAAGCCGCTGGAATAGATTTTTTAAACATTGAAGAAAAAGAATATGACAAATTATTAGGTGTTTCTTCTGGTGCAGCTGATATTTTTGGAAGCACAGGTGGGGTTATGGAAGCAGCTTTAAGAACAGCTTATGAATTAATCACAGAAAAAGAATTAGAAAAAATTGATTTTGAAGTGCTCAGAGGTGATCAGGGAATTAAAAAAGCCTCAGTAAATATTGAGGGTTTTGAGTTAAAAGTAGCAGTTGTTCATGGTTTAAATAATGCTCATAAAATAATGAAAATGATCGATGAAGGTGAAGAATTTCATTTTGTAGAATTTATGGCCTGTCCAGGCGGATGTCTTAATGGTGGAGGTCAACCTATAAGTTATGATGAAGATGTTGTTGAGAAAAGAAGAAAAGCAATCTATCAAATAGATAAAAACAAAAAACTCAGAAAATCTCATGAAAATCCATATATAAAAAAATTATATGAAGAATATTTAGATAAACCCGGAAGTGAATTAGCTCATCGTTTACTTCATACTGAATATATTAAAAGAGGTATTTAA
- a CDS encoding complex I 51 kDa subunit family protein, with protein sequence MNLERVYLKGDRLDDVDNYHFNSIKNALTMSREEIIQKVKDSELKGRGGAGFPTGLKWQFAKDIDNDNKYLVCNGDEGEPGTFKDRYLLEERPLKVLEGIMIAAYAVGAARAYIYIRGEYINAIKKFQDVIDKAEKKNILGENIFSSDFSLELRLVRGAGAYVCGDETSLLNSIEGKRGRSRIKPPYPIQKGLFDNPTVVNNVESLCCAAEIFNEDSVEFSELGVEGSRGTKLISLSGDVNAPGLYEIEFAKVTLNDIIYKLGQGMRGSETLSFIIPGGVSTALIKAEDLELPYTYQTFEKLGSSLGSGAVIAVNESHDLLDLMLNVSRFYMDETCGTCFPCREGNRQINRILKRYKDNESELDFELINDIGNTIKLAARCGLGQSSLSFISSVINNYSSKFKSGGVKYA encoded by the coding sequence ATGAATTTAGAAAGGGTATATCTTAAAGGTGATCGACTTGATGATGTAGATAATTATCATTTTAACTCAATAAAAAATGCTTTAACTATGAGCAGAGAAGAAATAATTCAAAAAGTAAAAGATTCTGAACTGAAGGGGAGAGGTGGAGCAGGATTTCCGACTGGTCTGAAATGGCAATTTGCAAAGGATATTGATAATGATAATAAATATTTAGTTTGTAATGGAGATGAAGGAGAACCGGGAACCTTTAAAGATCGTTATTTGCTTGAAGAAAGACCTTTAAAGGTATTAGAAGGTATAATGATTGCTGCTTATGCAGTTGGAGCAGCTAGAGCATATATATATATTAGAGGAGAATATATAAATGCAATTAAGAAATTTCAAGATGTTATTGATAAAGCAGAAAAGAAAAATATTTTGGGAGAGAATATTTTTTCCAGTGATTTTAGTCTGGAATTGAGGTTGGTCAGAGGAGCAGGTGCTTATGTATGTGGTGATGAAACTTCACTTTTAAATTCTATTGAAGGCAAAAGAGGTCGTTCAAGAATTAAACCACCTTATCCAATTCAAAAAGGGTTATTTGATAATCCAACTGTAGTCAATAATGTGGAATCCCTTTGTTGTGCTGCAGAAATTTTTAACGAAGATTCTGTAGAGTTTTCTGAATTAGGAGTTGAAGGTAGTAGGGGTACTAAATTAATTTCTTTAAGTGGGGATGTCAATGCACCTGGTTTGTATGAAATCGAATTTGCTAAAGTTACTTTAAATGATATTATCTATAAACTTGGTCAGGGCATGAGAGGCTCAGAGACTTTAAGCTTTATTATACCTGGTGGAGTTTCTACAGCATTAATTAAGGCTGAAGACTTAGAGCTTCCTTATACCTATCAAACTTTTGAAAAATTAGGCAGTAGTCTCGGCTCTGGAGCTGTAATTGCTGTCAATGAAAGTCATGATTTATTAGATTTAATGCTCAATGTATCCCGTTTTTATATGGATGAAACTTGTGGAACCTGTTTTCCCTGTCGGGAGGGTAATAGACAGATAAATCGTATATTAAAAAGATATAAAGATAATGAGTCTGAATTGGATTTCGAGTTAATTAATGATATAGGTAATACAATCAAACTTGCTGCAAGATGTGGTTTAGGACAGAGCTCTTTAAGTTTTATTAGTTCTGTTATCAATAATTACAGCAGCAAATTTAAATCAGGGGGAGTAAAATATGCTTAA
- the nuoE gene encoding NADH-quinone oxidoreductase subunit NuoE: MSNEKIIEDIIFEEGSLLEELHNVQDTYGYIPENEIENLAEKFNLSRANAYGVISFYSMLYTEPTGKYIIRICDSISCHLNESESLLKAVKSYLGIENNETSKDKKFTLEVVECLGHCAEGPVMMINDQIYEKLTKTKAIEILNNCI, from the coding sequence ATGAGTAATGAAAAAATTATAGAGGATATTATTTTCGAAGAAGGTAGTCTTTTAGAAGAACTTCATAATGTTCAAGATACCTATGGATATATTCCAGAAAATGAAATTGAAAATCTTGCTGAGAAGTTTAATTTGTCAAGAGCTAATGCTTATGGAGTAATAAGTTTTTATTCTATGCTTTATACAGAGCCTACAGGAAAATATATTATTCGAATTTGTGACAGTATTTCCTGTCATTTAAATGAATCTGAATCTCTTTTAAAGGCAGTTAAATCATATCTGGGAATAGAAAATAATGAGACTAGCAAAGATAAAAAATTTACTCTTGAAGTAGTTGAATGTTTAGGCCATTGTGCAGAGGGTCCTGTAATGATGATTAATGATCAAATATATGAAAAACTAACAAAAACAAAAGCTATAGAAATATTAAATAACTGTATCTAA
- a CDS encoding sigma 54-interacting transcriptional regulator, whose amino-acid sequence MFIKILKEYCHECYACVRNCPVSAVKVNEGKVEVIEERCIHCGKCVNLCSQNAREIISEKDLVLKLLTEESNIAVALAPSYAVYNRLWQKEDWFSILKKLGFNNIYEVAWGAELICDKYTEILQKTDKSLISSACPVIVNLINKYYPQLSDNLIEVVSPMRALCRYLKKEKPLEKLVLIGPCQAKKIELKEEENLAAVLTFSELFSIAEQLEIEQEVNNNKQSKVELNFDKKDISNSARSLAIGGELLKKVSDYNDNSLHIEGEKEVIELIEALKDGDIELKFADLLFCKGCIDGFDLKDKNYYVKERNFFNYLKSNSYFNKYNKDIAAQIDLSCQYQNEDISLPEPSEEKLWEILNKTDKYSEEDLLDCGACGYNSCWDKAVAVAQGLAEVNICLPYLLKEKRGELKEIQKVNKNLDLIISSSYDGIMLLDKNGVVEKINTSYLEMLGLNLTEVKGRRITEVEKELELYPLFELKLLENKNKITFVQNHGENQRIILTAKPIKNQAGELEQIIINARDLSEINFNDSKNDLNNQDIPDYIISKSKEMKKILNLAVRVAETESTILITGESGTGKEVIARFIYEKSKKSGDFVKINCAAIPKNLLESELFGYEEGSFSGAKRKGKKGLIENADGGTLFLDEIAELPFSMQAKLLQVIQDHKLSRVGGLEEIEVDFRLITATNRDLKNMVENKEFREDLFYRLNVVPINIAPLRERREDIPALINYYSKQYMQKYQKNIEFNSEARELLYKYNYPGNVRELSNIIERIIITADDNKITKEDLKELLNIEIEENKEITVEQIIPLKEAVAQVEKDILAMLKEDLTTYEIADLLKVNQSTVVRKLKKYFN is encoded by the coding sequence TTGTTTATAAAAATTTTAAAAGAATATTGTCATGAATGTTATGCCTGTGTTCGCAATTGTCCTGTCAGTGCAGTTAAAGTAAATGAAGGTAAAGTTGAGGTTATAGAAGAAAGATGTATTCATTGTGGCAAATGTGTAAATTTGTGCTCACAAAATGCCAGGGAAATAATAAGCGAAAAAGACTTAGTATTAAAACTATTAACAGAAGAAAGCAATATTGCAGTAGCCCTGGCACCAAGTTATGCAGTTTATAATAGATTATGGCAAAAAGAAGACTGGTTTTCTATTTTAAAAAAACTTGGTTTTAATAATATTTATGAAGTAGCCTGGGGAGCAGAATTAATTTGTGATAAATATACAGAAATTTTGCAAAAAACTGATAAGTCTTTAATTTCTTCTGCTTGTCCTGTTATAGTAAATTTAATAAATAAATACTATCCTCAATTAAGTGATAATCTAATAGAAGTGGTTTCACCGATGAGGGCACTCTGCCGGTATTTAAAAAAAGAAAAGCCTCTAGAGAAGCTTGTATTAATTGGTCCCTGTCAGGCCAAAAAAATTGAGCTTAAAGAAGAAGAAAATCTTGCAGCGGTTTTAACTTTTAGCGAATTATTTTCAATTGCTGAGCAACTAGAAATTGAGCAAGAAGTCAATAATAATAAGCAGTCTAAAGTAGAACTTAATTTTGATAAAAAAGATATCTCGAACTCAGCAAGATCTCTTGCAATTGGGGGAGAATTATTAAAAAAAGTTAGTGATTATAATGATAATTCACTCCATATTGAAGGAGAAAAAGAAGTTATAGAATTAATAGAAGCTTTAAAAGATGGGGATATAGAACTAAAATTTGCAGATTTACTATTTTGCAAAGGTTGTATTGATGGATTTGATTTAAAAGATAAAAACTATTATGTAAAAGAAAGAAACTTTTTTAATTATCTAAAATCAAACAGTTATTTTAATAAGTATAATAAAGATATTGCTGCCCAAATAGATTTATCATGTCAATATCAAAATGAAGATATTTCGTTACCTGAGCCATCTGAAGAAAAACTATGGGAAATATTAAATAAGACTGATAAATATTCAGAAGAAGATCTGCTTGATTGTGGTGCCTGTGGTTATAATAGTTGTTGGGATAAAGCTGTGGCAGTTGCACAAGGACTGGCAGAAGTCAATATTTGTCTTCCTTATTTGCTGAAAGAAAAAAGAGGAGAATTAAAAGAGATACAAAAGGTAAATAAAAATTTAGATTTAATTATAAGTTCTTCTTATGATGGAATTATGCTGCTTGATAAAAATGGAGTGGTAGAAAAAATCAATACTTCATATCTAGAAATGTTAGGTTTAAATTTGACAGAAGTCAAAGGAAGAAGAATTACAGAGGTAGAAAAAGAATTAGAACTTTATCCACTTTTCGAATTAAAACTTTTAGAAAACAAAAATAAAATTACTTTTGTTCAAAATCATGGGGAAAATCAACGCATAATTTTAACTGCAAAACCTATTAAAAACCAAGCTGGTGAGCTTGAACAAATTATTATTAATGCTAGAGATTTATCTGAAATAAATTTTAATGATTCTAAAAATGATTTAAATAATCAAGATATTCCTGATTATATAATTTCTAAATCTAAAGAAATGAAAAAAATACTTAATTTAGCTGTCCGGGTAGCTGAGACTGAATCTACAATTTTAATAACTGGAGAGTCTGGCACAGGTAAAGAGGTAATAGCGAGATTTATCTATGAGAAAAGCAAAAAAAGTGGTGACTTTGTAAAAATAAATTGTGCTGCTATTCCGAAAAATCTTTTAGAATCAGAATTATTTGGTTATGAAGAGGGTTCATTTAGTGGTGCTAAAAGGAAAGGTAAAAAGGGTTTAATCGAAAACGCAGATGGAGGAACTTTATTTTTAGATGAGATAGCGGAATTACCTTTTTCCATGCAGGCAAAGTTACTACAGGTTATTCAGGACCATAAATTGAGCAGGGTAGGAGGATTAGAGGAAATAGAGGTTGATTTCAGATTGATTACAGCCACAAATAGAGATTTAAAAAATATGGTTGAAAATAAAGAGTTTAGAGAAGATTTGTTTTATCGCTTAAATGTAGTACCTATTAATATTGCGCCACTTAGAGAAAGAAGAGAAGATATACCAGCTTTGATCAATTATTATAGCAAACAATATATGCAAAAATACCAAAAAAATATTGAATTTAATTCAGAAGCAAGAGAATTGCTTTATAAATATAATTATCCGGGTAATGTCAGGGAGTTATCTAATATAATAGAACGGATCATTATAACCGCAGATGATAATAAGATCACCAAAGAAGATCTTAAAGAATTATTAAATATTGAAATAGAAGAAAATAAAGAAATAACGGTTGAACAGATAATTCCTTTAAAAGAAGCAGTGGCTCAGGTAGAAAAAGATATTTTAGCTATGCTGAAAGAAGATTTAACAACCTATGAAATTGCAGATCTTTTAAAAGTAAATCAGTCTACCGTAGTTAGAAAGCTAAAAAAATATTTTAATTAG
- a CDS encoding permease produces the protein MKNKFKAKLFKILKIVVFWLVIAYLFKRFFPSRFPLAQDMSLRYIKEMIMIFPAVLIIMGLADIWVPTSLVKKYLGEKSGFKGKLFSFFLGTLPTGPMYIAFPIAGELLRKKASLSNVIIFLGVWASLKIPQLGVEIQFIGVKFSVLRFVFTTISIFIISTVMEKIIKFENLDLKS, from the coding sequence GTGAAAAATAAATTTAAAGCTAAATTATTTAAGATATTAAAAATAGTTGTTTTTTGGTTAGTGATTGCATATTTATTTAAAAGATTTTTCCCGAGTCGATTTCCGCTGGCTCAGGATATGTCACTGAGATATATTAAAGAAATGATTATGATCTTTCCAGCTGTATTAATAATTATGGGTTTAGCTGATATCTGGGTACCAACTTCCTTAGTAAAAAAATATCTGGGTGAAAAATCAGGTTTTAAAGGAAAACTTTTTTCTTTTTTTCTGGGAACATTACCAACCGGACCAATGTATATAGCTTTTCCCATTGCAGGAGAATTATTGCGGAAAAAAGCCAGTTTAAGCAATGTTATCATTTTTTTAGGAGTATGGGCATCATTAAAAATTCCTCAGTTGGGAGTAGAAATACAATTTATAGGAGTTAAATTTTCTGTTTTGAGATTTGTGTTTACAACAATTTCTATTTTTATAATTTCAACAGTTATGGAAAAAATTATTAAATTTGAAAACCTAGACCTTAAAAGTTAA